The Etheostoma cragini isolate CJK2018 unplaced genomic scaffold, CSU_Ecrag_1.0 ScbMSFa_4423, whole genome shotgun sequence genome contains a region encoding:
- the LOC117941131 gene encoding serine protease inhibitor A3L-like — protein ICFRSQNVYIPKFSIKTSYSLTDVLSEMGMTDMFGGDANFRGIAEARGLYVSEVVHQATLDVDETGATAAAATGVSVGLESLEVPVKFDHPFMVLIAERNAEKILFMGKILNPTV, from the exons ataTGTTTCAGGAGTCAAAATGTATATATTCCCAAGTTCTCAATCAAGACTTCCTACAGCCTGACCGATGTGCTGTCAGAAATGGGAATGACGGACATGTTTGGTGGTGATGCGAACTTCAGAGGCATTGCAGAGGCGCGAGGACTGTACGTCTCAGAG GTTGTGCACCAAGCCACGCTGGACGTGGACGAGACCGGCGCCACCGCTGCCGCCGCCACAGGCGTCTCAGTCGGATTGGAGTCTCTCGAGGTCCCCGTGAAGTTCGACCATCCGTTCATGGTCCTCATCGCTGAACGCAACGCGGAGAAGATCCTCTTCATGGGCAAGATCCTCAACCCGACCGTCTGA